Genomic window (Ruminococcus flavefaciens AE3010):
GTGTATTATGGGAGCTGTCCCGATAATTACTCACAGCATCGAGCCTGATGATCAAGGAATGCAGCAGGTCACCGATCAGAACAAGGAAACGCTTCTTGGCATTAGTGATACAAATGAGTATTTTCTTGGAGCAGCTTCACAGTTCTCGGTGTTCCTGCATGATGATTTTGCCGCACGTGGCTCCGACTGTGAGGGCAGACTTGCGGCAGGCGGAAACGCAAATATTGGTGATATTGCATCGTATTCCGTCGGTGCTAAGCTTGATAAAGGAACAAAAGCTGCTAAAGTCGTTATAGGCGGTGATACGCTCCGTAATTTCCAGCCTGACGACAAAAACTTCGTTATGGGCAGCGAGGGGACAATAAGTCAGGAAATAACAGACCATATGAATGCAGGGCACTGCGAGGTGTATGTCGGTGAGCTCATTGATTTCGATATAGAGTTTGAGCTTCTCAATCAGCGAAGCAAGTATCTTTCAGAGCTGACTCCAAATGCTCATCTCGGAATTGCCAAGGATTATGACAAAGGCTGGACTTTCACAGGAACAGATAAAAATCTGAATGTTATAAATCTCGATGAAGAACAAGCTAAGATCTTCAATTCGGGATATTTACAGATCGACGTTTATATCCCCGAGGGCTCTTATCTTGTAATAAATGTTCCGGGAGACGATGTAAAGCTTCCGCTGACTAATATGAAGCTCTATGGCGACGACGGAGAATTAATGCAGGACAAGGGCGAAAACATGCCTGTCCTTTACAACCTGAAGGACGCCACAAAGTTCAAATATCTTGGTTCTATACAAGGTTCGACGCTTGCTCCCAATGCAGACGGTACAGGAGATGAGGGTGGACACGTTGCAGGTGCAACAATAGCCAAATCCTTTGATGGAGGTATACAGTTCGGTTATTCTTCATTCAATCCCAAAATGCTTGTTGAGGAAGAGGTAACAACAACTACTGCCACACCGACCACCACAACAACTACCACGACTACCACCACAACAACTACCACGACTACCACCACAACAACTACCACGACTACCACCACAACAACTACCACGGCTACCACCACAACAACTACCACGGCTACCACCACAACAACTACCACAACTACCACAACTACCACATCTACCACAACTACCACATCTACCACAACTACCACATCTACCACAGCTACTACAACTACCACAGCTACTACAACTACCACAACTACCACATCTACCACAACTACTACGACCACCACGACTACTACGACCACCACAA
Coding sequences:
- a CDS encoding choice-of-anchor A family protein, with product MFKNNFKRFLSIITSVCIMGAVPIITHSIEPDDQGMQQVTDQNKETLLGISDTNEYFLGAASQFSVFLHDDFAARGSDCEGRLAAGGNANIGDIASYSVGAKLDKGTKAAKVVIGGDTLRNFQPDDKNFVMGSEGTISQEITDHMNAGHCEVYVGELIDFDIEFELLNQRSKYLSELTPNAHLGIAKDYDKGWTFTGTDKNLNVINLDEEQAKIFNSGYLQIDVYIPEGSYLVINVPGDDVKLPLTNMKLYGDDGELMQDKGENMPVLYNLKDATKFKYLGSIQGSTLAPNADGTGDEGGHVAGATIAKSFDGGIQFGYSSFNPKMLVEEEVTTTTATPTTTTTTTTTTTTTTTTTTTTTTTTTTTTTTTATTTTTTTATTTTTTTTTTTTTSTTTTTSTTTTTSTTATTTTTATTTTTTTTSTTTTTTTTTTTTTTTTTTTTTTTTTTTTTTTTTTTTTTTTATTSLDVTDASKTTTTTVATTSKIATATKKTDSPKTGSKPIYAVLTAFGVSSAAFLISLKKREK